CGAAGGCTTGGACATTATCGAAACTGGAAACATGCTTTTGCGGGACGAGATTAATAAGTACAAAGCTTCTTTTAAATTAAAAATAGTACGCGCCTTGACTGAGAGCAAGGAGTTGAAGAAAGAAGCTATTTGTTCGCCTAAAGAAATAGCTGAAACTCTTTATCTATGTGGCCTCTCCTGGAAAGACGAACGGTGTTCACCAGCAGATTTCAGAAAAAAAATGGGTATCTGTGTCCGGGTTTGCTGTCGTATCGAAAAATAGGAGATGACTATGGCTATTATAACTTCAGAGTTTAATTTCCACTCAACGGCTGAGGATGTATCTGAAGGGGTGGACCTTCATGGCAAGGTAGCGATCGTTACTGGAGCTGGCTCGGGGATCGGCGTGGAAACTGCCCGAGTGCTGGCTCTTCGAGGCGCTGAAGTCACCTTGCTTATGCGTAACCTGGATTCCGCCGCGGCAATCGTCGATACCATGAAGAAGCAAACTCGGAATCAGAAAATAGACTTTCACTATCTGGATCTAGCGAAGTTCGACACCATAAAGAATTTTGTGGCCAGGTGGGATAAGCCGCTTCATTTACTGATCCACAATGCAGGTGTGATGGCTTCACCGGAAGCGCGTACAGCGAGCGGGATCGAGTTGCAGTTTGCTACGAATCACTTGGGACATTTTCTTCTCGCGAACGGCCTGAAAAAATTTATGATTGATGCCGGCGGGGCGCGCATTGTCTGCGTTAGTTCTACCGGGCATTTATTTTCTCCGGTCGTATTTGATGATATTAACTTCATGTTTCGTCCCTATGAAGCTTTCGCTGCTTATGGCCAATCCAAATCGGCTGTCAACTTATTTGCAGTAGGCGCGACTGAAAGGTGGAGCAGGTACGGCATCTACGCGAATGCTCTCAATCCAGGCGCTATCGCAACGAACCTGCAGCGACACGTGGGAAATGCCCTGCGATCACCCCCTGATCTCCATAAAACCGTTGCTCAAGGGGCTGCGACATCCCTATTCGTCTCTACGTCACCACTCGTTGAAGGTGTTGGCGGCAAATATTTTAATGATTCGAATGAAGCTCAGCTGGTTGATCGGAAACCCGACAATCCAGGGGAAATGACCAGGAGTGTTGCCCCCTACTCCTTGGATAAGGGTAACGCGCTGCGGTTATGGGACCTGTCCATCGACTTTATTTCGAGGGAATTTTCTCAGGCTACGCTTAATGAATGGATGGGTTAATCGCTACGAAAAATTTTCGTTGGCGTCCAGGTGGAACGGACACGGCCCACAGCGGGAACCTGCCCGTCACCATCAGAGGCTTGGAGCGGAGGAATCTTCAGAAGCGAGGGCCTTCTTAAGATTAAAGTTCAGTCGCAGCTTCTGTTCATTCTCTAAGTTGGAAGCTACGTCTTTACCATCTTTTCCAGGAGGCGCCGGGCGGAAGTTCCAGCGGGAAACCGCCCGTTTCGCGGCCTTGTCAAACACCTGCGGAGGTTCGGATTCAACCACCTTCAGGTTTTGAACCGATCCGTCCGGTCCAACATTGAAGCTCAGCACCACAAACCCTTCCAGCTGCAATTCTGCGGCTTCGCTGGGATACTGCGGCATAAACTTGATGCGCGGTTCTTTTGGGTCCGTGCCACCCGCCAAAGGTGGAACGTCCACCAACAGCTCATTCATCGCACGAGCGCCGGCTCGGGCTTTGAATTTGGCATTTCCTAACGAAGAGGCTCGGGCTTCCTTGATCTGCATGAGATGCTGCACCGGCAGACTGATCACAAGCGTCACAACGAATCCAACGAGACCGCTTATCACGTATCTCATGATTCCTTCCCCCGAGGACGCGAGTCCCCGCAAAGCGGACATTAATGGATTCCAAGGATCACTTTGCAATCAGGGCAGGATTGATTCCAAACATGGCTTTCTCCTCTAACATCCTGATCCCCACGACAATCCCCTTTCCAGGGAAACTGTGCAGCCATCGTGTCGGCAAATTCTGCCGATTCTTGAGGGGGACCTGCGTTTTTTTGGGAACCTTGTGTCTCTATGCCTCTTTATCTCGTCCTTTTCGTGGGATAAGGCCTCTTTCCCCGCCCTCTTCGACGTCCTAATTTCCCCCTTTTTTCCCCTTACGGTTTTTCGCGTATAATGGGAAAAGCATTTCGCCCAACCGAATTCAGGACAGACCATGACCAAGGTTCTTCTTTGCGATGATGATCAGGAAAGCGTGGAAGTCCTTGAATCGCTTCTGAAAAAGCGGGGTCTTCAGGTCATTCGGCCCGGATCCTTCCTTGGAATCAATAATCTGCTGGACCAGGCGAGCCCGGACCTGCTTCTTTTGGATATGTGCCTGCCGGATGTCTCGGTGGTGGATGTTATCCATCATGCCCGTGGCCGGGGAATCCCGGTTCTGGCGTTCTCAGGCATGGTGAGCTGGAAGCAGGAAGCCCTGGACGCGGGCTGTGACGTATTCCTGGAAAAGCCCTTCAGCGTGCGGCAGGTCATGGAGTTTATCGACAGCCATGCCCGGCCCTTATAATCGGGCCAGCGCATCCAAGGTCATAACCCGCACATTCTCATGGCGCTCTCCAAAGAAAGCCCACCAGAACATGCGATTCAAAAGAATCGCGTCGCCATAAGTCAAAGGCTGGCGCACGGAACTGATTTCCCGCAGCGCGTCCTTGAGCTGTCGATAGACGCGAATATTCAGATCATTCTTCTTCAGTCCCTGCACCAGATCGCCCTGCACGCTGAATTCAGACTGAAGACGACCGACGGCAACGCAGTAAAGGTGCCAGCGATCTTCCACGGCGACGGCCAGGATCCCGGAGCAGATGTTGGCTCCATAAAGGTCCTCGGGAATCGCAATTTCCGACAGCTGATCGCGAATCTTCTGCAGGTGCCGGTGCTTCTCTTCGAAGCGCGGGAAGAACGACAGGAATTTTTCCTTCAGACTCGGCACCAGCCGTTTACGCCGGAAAAAAGCATCCACCAAAGGCCATTCCTCGGGCAGGATCTGCAGACCCTTTTTCGCAGGTTTGCGATTCAGAACGCGCGCCAGGTGATCGAGAAGCGTTGTGATATCCTTGCCGCCGCGGATGGGCCCCAGAAAGCTGACCACATCCGCCACCAAAGGCCCCGTGGTCAAGCGGAAAGCGTCCTCGTCCTTGACGATATAAATGAAATTCGCGGTCCTTTGATGCCAGTTGGCAGGATCGAAACGAATGCGGTGCCGCACAAGACTCTGGGCTTCCAGTAGTGCGGCGGCAAACGCGGTCGGCGTTTCCTCGACCCGAATATCCGAACTCGAAAGAACCGCACGCAGAAGCT
This genomic window from Oligoflexus sp. contains:
- a CDS encoding SDR family NAD(P)-dependent oxidoreductase encodes the protein MAIITSEFNFHSTAEDVSEGVDLHGKVAIVTGAGSGIGVETARVLALRGAEVTLLMRNLDSAAAIVDTMKKQTRNQKIDFHYLDLAKFDTIKNFVARWDKPLHLLIHNAGVMASPEARTASGIELQFATNHLGHFLLANGLKKFMIDAGGARIVCVSSTGHLFSPVVFDDINFMFRPYEAFAAYGQSKSAVNLFAVGATERWSRYGIYANALNPGAIATNLQRHVGNALRSPPDLHKTVAQGAATSLFVSTSPLVEGVGGKYFNDSNEAQLVDRKPDNPGEMTRSVAPYSLDKGNALRLWDLSIDFISREFSQATLNEWMG
- a CDS encoding energy transducer TonB codes for the protein MRYVISGLVGFVVTLVISLPVQHLMQIKEARASSLGNAKFKARAGARAMNELLVDVPPLAGGTDPKEPRIKFMPQYPSEAAELQLEGFVVLSFNVGPDGSVQNLKVVESEPPQVFDKAAKRAVSRWNFRPAPPGKDGKDVASNLENEQKLRLNFNLKKALASEDSSAPSL
- a CDS encoding response regulator; amino-acid sequence: MTKVLLCDDDQESVEVLESLLKKRGLQVIRPGSFLGINNLLDQASPDLLLLDMCLPDVSVVDVIHHARGRGIPVLAFSGMVSWKQEALDAGCDVFLEKPFSVRQVMEFIDSHARPL